In Deltaproteobacteria bacterium, the genomic window TAATAGGGGGAATGATCCTAAGCGGCTGGATCCATTCGGTGATTAACAAACCAACGTCCGAAATTGCTTTAGGTCATCCTAAAGAAGTCGTCAGTCTTTCTTAAACCCATACTCATAGACGGGTAGATTGCCATTGGAGTCGACTACCTCAATCCGGTGACCGGATTGCTCCTCCCATTTGCGAAGACCTTTCTCTAAGAGCGGTTGATTGAGCGACCAGAGTTCGGTGTTTTCACCCGGCAAGATGACATCGGAGAAAAGGGTGTAGCCGATCGAGAACGATTGAAAACCGGTCTCATCGGGTCCGCCCCATATAATAAAGGAGGTTGGTTCCTGGATCTGTAGCCGGATCAGATTCTGGGGATCGTGAGCCGTCCGTAAGAAACCGATGATGCCGAGCCCCAGGCGACAGGTCCAGATCGGCTCCTTGAGCTTCTTCAAGATCAGCATGAATTCGTCCAAGAAGGTCATCTGGTCGAGCCCCTTGCGTTCGATCCGCTGGGTGGCGTTGTAGGTGATCAGCTCGAGTGAGTCGGGGAGGACCAATCCGAAAAATGCGCGGAGGAAATTGAAAACCTGTTCAAAGAACCAGACGTTCGACTCCTCCGGACTCATCTTGGTAAAGTCGGTATGGGAATGAAATCCCCAGGCGCCGACCAAATGTCCCTGCTCGCGCCGTTCATCGAGATAATCATCGAGGTCTTTAAGCATAAGTTAAAACAACATTCCTTTCACCGATTCCTGCGCAATCACCATGAGACTTGTCGGAAGGAGCCCCAAATAAAGGACGGCAAAGAGACAGATGACGAGCCCGGCAATCAACAGCTTGGAAACAGGCTGGGGTGTTAGCGGGTTTCCTTTTTGGAAATACATTTTTACGATCGGACCGAGATAGTAATAGACAGAAACGGCACTGTTTAACACCGCAACCACGACAAGGCCTGTCAGACCTGCCTGAACCGCACCGGAAAAGAGATAAAATTTTCCGACAAAACCGATCGTTGGCGGGATTCCAATCAAGGAGAGGAGAAAAAAAGTCAGGCTGGCGGCCAAGACAGGCCGCTTCTCGGCTAGAGAGGCATATTCGGAAATTTCATCAGGCTCTGAGGAACCACGACCCAAGGCCACAACAACGCCAAACGCCCCGAGTGTCATGAACGAGTAGGCAAAGAGATAAAACAGCACCGCAGCGAGCGTTGTCTCAAAAGAGGTCTTTTCCTGAAAGGCGGCGGCAACACCGACCAGGGCATAACCGGCATGGGCGATCGAGGAATAGGCGAGCATCCTCTTGATATTCGTCTGACGAAGCGCCATGAGATTTCCGACCGTCATCGTCAGCGCGGAGAGTGTCCAAAAGATGGGGACCCAAGGGACCTGGAGAGTTTCCATCAACGGCACAACAAGGCGGAGAAGGGCGGCAAATCCGCCGGCCTTGACCGCCGAGGCCATGAGGCCGGTGACTGGTGTGGGGGCCCCCTCATAAACATCAGGAGACCAGAATTGGAAAGGGACCGCCGCTATTTTAAAGGCGACACCAACGAGGAGGAGGAGAGAGCCAAGTCCCATCAGAATCCCCTCGGAGTCGGAGACCAGATCGGAGATCTTGGCGATATCGGCCAGATCGGTGGAACCGGTCGCACCGAACAAGAGCGCTATCCCATACAGCAGAAAACCGGAGGCGAAAGAACCAAGGATGAAGTATTTCAAGGCCGCTTCGTAGGAACGAACAGAACCTCTTTGAAATCCGGCCAGGATATAGGCAGAGAGCGAGGCAATTTCAATCCCAAGAAAGAGGATGAGCAGGTCTGCCGCGTGCGCAATCAGCATGAGACCAGCGGTTGTGAGTAGCAGGAGGGTGTAATATTCGCCCCCCTCCAGACCTCTCTCCTTGAGGTAATCATGGGAAAAGAAGAGCGAGAGGAACAGGGCGATTAAAAAGATCGCATCGAGACAGAAGGCAAGCCGGTCGAAGGACAAGAGGGCAATCGAGGTCGGTTCCATCCTCCACCATCCCGCCCCGACAAGAAACAGCGAGGAGAGCGCCAGTAAAGCGGCAATAACCCAGTAAATCGAGTGAGGAAGCGTTTTGGCAACGGCAGAGAATATCAGGATGAGGATCGCCCCGGTCACCAGGAGCCATATCGGGAGGGCCGCAAAGATAAGCTGTGACCAGTCAGTTGTTTTGAGTATTTCCATGGCTAAAGTACACCGTATTTTCCAAAAGTTGGTTGACGGCGTTATCCATTCTCTTCAGTAAAAACCCGGGGTAAAAACCGATCCAGAAAATCAGAAAGACCAGGGGAAGAAGGAGCCCGATCTCACGCGGTGTGAGGTCCCGAAGCATCCTGTTTTCCTTTTTGTTTAAAGGGCCAAAAAAGACGCGGCGAACCATCCAGAGAAGGTAGACGGCGGCAAAGATGATCCCAATTCCTCCAATCGCTGCGAAGAGCGGCCCCACCTTGTAGGTTCCCAGCAGGATGAGAAACTCTCCAACAAATCCGTTCGTTCCGGGCAGACCCAGGGAGGAGAGAGAGACGATCAGGAACAGCATGGCAAAGATCGGCATCGAAGAGGCAAGGCCACCGAAATCGGCTATCTGACGGCTGTGGCGTCGCTCATAGATCATTCCGACCAAGAGAAAGAGGGCGCCGGTGGAGATTCCATGGTTCACCATCTGAAGCGTTGCCCCGGCGATCCCCTGAGGGGTGAGAGAGAAAATCCCCAACATGACGAATCCCAGGTGGGAAACGGAGGAATAGGCGACGAGCTTCTTCATATCTTCCTGGACCATGGAGACGAGTGCCCCATAAACAATCCCGATGACTGAGAGGATCATAAACAGCGGGGCGAGGCGCTCCACGGCCTGGGGAAAGAGGGGAAGGGCGAAGCGTACAAACCCGTAAGTCCCCATCTTTAGAAGGACACCGGCCAGGATAACGCTACCGGCGGTCGGTGCCTCGACGTGCGCATCCGGCAACCAGGTGTGAAACGGAAAAAGCGGGACCTTGACTGCAAAGGCCAAGGCAAAGGCACCAAACAGGAGGAGCTGTTTGGTTTCACTGAGTCCCAGACGGTACAGATCCAGAAGATTGAACGTCTTCCCGGCCAAAGAATAGAGGGCGAGGATCGCGGCGAGCATCAAAAGACTTCCGACCATCGTGTACAGCACGAACTTCAGGGCGGCATAAACCCGCCTCGGGCCGCCCCAGAGGCCAATTAAAAAATACATCGGAATCAACATCGCCTCCCAAAAGACATAAAAGAGAAACAGATCGAGGCTTGCGAAAACCCCCAACATCCCGGTCTGGAGGAGGAGAAAAAAGACCAGGAACTGGCGGATCTTCTTCTTGGGCTCTTCCCAGCAGGAGAGAAAAATGATCGGCATCAGAAAGGTGGTCAGTAGAACCAGTGGCAGGCTGAAGCCATCAAGCCCCAGACGGTAATAAACATTGAACAGGGGTAACCACGGGACGACTTCCTGAAATTCGAAGGGAGAGGTTCCCTGAAAAAGGGCCAAGAGACGCAGTGACAAGGCAAGCGGGATCAATGTGGTCAAGAAAGCGATCGAACGTTGAAGGCGGTCGTTTGAAACGAGAGAAAGGGGGAGGATGCCCGCGAGAGGAGAGAAGATGAGAAGCGACAAAAGATGGTTATCCAAAAAGTTCATAAAATCACGCAGGCGATCAGAAAAATCACTCCTACAATAAAGAAGAGGGCATAATTTTGAACAACCCCCGTTTGAAGAAGGTTTAAGGTTCGACCCATCAGACCGACCGTCTCCGCAGAGCCATGAACGAGAAGGCCATCGACCACCTTTTCATCATGAAACCGCCAGAGGACAACGCGCGAAAAGGACTCGATCGATCGGACAACAAGAAAATTGTAGATCTCATCCAGGTAATATTTCTCTTCCAGAATTTTATGGAGTCGTCTGAACCGTCCTGCCAGGCGATCCATGATGGCCGGCTTCTGGGCGTACAGAATCATGGTGATGAGGCCTAAGTGAAAAACCCAGAGGAGCGTCACAACGGAGAACAAAAGCTCAAGCCCATGCCCCGCCGCCTCGAGGAGATCGAAAAAATGCTCGTAAGGGAAGAGCGGGGCTAGCCACTTGAAGAAATGATCTCCTCCATGAAGTGCCTCCGGAATTGCCATCCAACCCCCTCCCAGCGAGAGGAGCCCCAGAAGGATCAACGGAATCGTCATGCTGAGAGGAGACTCATGGAGATGCGCCAATTTCTCCTTCTCCGTTCGGTTGGATCCCAGAAAGACAACGGTCAAGAGACGAGACATATAAAAAGCGGTGAGCCCGGCGGTTACAAAACCGACGCCCCAGAGGATCTTGTGGTTTGTTGCAAAGGTCTGAAAGAGGATCGCATCCTTGCTGAAAAAACCGGCAAACGGAAAGAGGCCAACAATGGCGAGGGTCGCCATAAAAAAGGTAGCAAAGGTGACCGGCATCCTCTTTCGAAGGCCGCCCATTTTCCAGATATCCTGTTCGCCCGAGAGCGCATGGATGACCGAACCGGAACCGAGAAAGAGACAGGCCTTGAAAAAGGCATGGGTGACCAGGTGGAAAATGGCGGCAGAAAAGGCCCCGACACCCAAGGCCAGAAACATGTACCCGAGCTGGGAAACGGTGGAATAGGCCAAGACTTTTTTGATGTCTCGCTGCACGAGTCCGATCGTGGCGGCAAAAAAGGCGGTGGAGGCGCCAATGACGGCGACAACCTCCATCGCAACGGGTGACAGCGTATAGAGGAAATGAAGGCGGGCGATCATGTAGATGCCGGCGGTCACCATCGTTGCGGCATGGATGAGGGCCGAGACCGGTGTTGGACCAGCCATCGCATCGGGAAGCCAGACATACAGGGGGATCTGGGCCGATTTTCCAACGGCCCCCGTGAACAGGAGAAGGCAGGCGAGTGTCGCTACCCCTGAGAGCTCCGTGCGATACTGCTGGAGGATGTCAAAACTGAGCAGGCCATGCGGCGAAGCCACCCCCTTTTTGACGAGTACGGTGTAGAGAACGAACATCCCGAGAAGGAAACCAAGATCTCCTATCCGGTTGACAATGAACGCCTTCTTGCCGGCATAAGCCTTGGCTGGGTCCTCGAACCAGAACCCAATCAAAAGATAGGAACAAAGGCCGACCCCTTCCCAACCGACGAACATCAAGGGAAGATTTCCCGCTAAAACGAGTACGAGCATCGAAAAGAGGAAGAGATTGAGATACGAAAAGTAGCGGGCGAACCCCTTGTCGTGGGACATGTAACCGACCGAATAAAGATGGATCAGGGAGCCGACCCCTGTCACCACCAAAGAGAGGGTGAGTGAAAGGCGATCGACCTTGAAGGCGACGTGGGCCGCAAAATCATCAAAGGCAATCCAGGTCCAGAGGGGGGCCGTTGAAATCCCTTCAGCAGGATTTTTAGCAAGAGAAAAGAGGAGCAGGGTTAGTCCAAATGCCCCGAGCGGGAGTCCAACCCCGATCAATGAGACCAACGCCTTTGGGACCTCTCTTAAGCCGCTCCGGCAAAGAACCGCAACGATACCGTTTAAGAATGCCCCCAGGAGTGGCAGGAGCGGTAGCAATGCCACAAAGGCAGCCAGCGGCAGACCTAGAACGAGTGATTCCATCGTTACCTAACCTCTCAAAAATTTGAAATGACCCAGATCGATCGTTCCCTGTTTTCTAAAAATGGCTACCACAATCGCAAGCCCTACCGTTGCCTCGGCGGCGGCCAGGGCAATAACAAAAAATGAGATTACCTGACCCTCAAGGAGACCATGAAACCTGGAGAATGCGACGAACGCAAGATTGCTCGCATTCAGCATCAACTCGATTGACATGAGGATGACAATTGCATTTCGGCGTGTGAGCACGCCGGCAACTCCGATGATAAAAAGAAGGGCGGAAAGCATCACGTAATGACCGAGGGTGATCATGCTCTTTTCCTCCCCAAAACGACCGCCCCGATCATTGCAATCAGCAACAGCAGGGAAATCGCCTCAAACGGGACCAGAAACTTTGAGAAGAGGAGCCTTCCAACTTCCTGGACCGATCCATAGTCCTTCGATAGGAACGGAGAGAACGGTTTTGAAATCATTCCTATCTTCAATATCAGGAGAAAACCGAAGTAGCTCGCAAATAGAATTCCCAGGACGGAGGAGTAGGAGAGTTTTAGTCGCAAAAGCTCCTCATGTCCCAGATTAAGAAGCATGATAATGAAGACAAACAGGACCATGACCGCTCCGGCATAAACCAGGACCTGGAGTACTGCCAAAAAGTGGGCTCCGAGCAGGACAAAGAGACAGGCGATTCCAAACAGGGTCAGAATAAGGGCGCAGGCCGATGAGAGTGTGTTTCTAAAGGTGATGACAAAAATAGCGGAAAGAACCGAAAGACCGGCAAAAAGATAGAATAAAATCAACTCCATGCCGGCTGCGGTTCTAACGGTGCTTACGGGACAAATCAAGAAGTAAAAGGGGAGAAAAGGATAACCTTATTCCGACAGGCTCCTAGCTCCTTGAGACGGCAAAATCATCGTAATCACAGGCCGATGGAGAGTGGGTCGCATTGCCGTCGGTCAAGATTCCAAATCCGATTGGATTCGCCCTCGGTTTTTCCTTAAAAATTCTCTGGTAGTCGTTTAAGACATCCACCTTGATCTCCTGCCAGCTGCCGGGCGAACCTCGATTCATCACCACAAAATATGCCTTT contains:
- a CDS encoding NADH-quinone oxidoreductase subunit N yields the protein MEILKTTDWSQLIFAALPIWLLVTGAILILIFSAVAKTLPHSIYWVIAALLALSSLFLVGAGWWRMEPTSIALLSFDRLAFCLDAIFLIALFLSLFFSHDYLKERGLEGGEYYTLLLLTTAGLMLIAHAADLLILFLGIEIASLSAYILAGFQRGSVRSYEAALKYFILGSFASGFLLYGIALLFGATGSTDLADIAKISDLVSDSEGILMGLGSLLLLVGVAFKIAAVPFQFWSPDVYEGAPTPVTGLMASAVKAGGFAALLRLVVPLMETLQVPWVPIFWTLSALTMTVGNLMALRQTNIKRMLAYSSIAHAGYALVGVAAAFQEKTSFETTLAAVLFYLFAYSFMTLGAFGVVVALGRGSSEPDEISEYASLAEKRPVLAASLTFFLLSLIGIPPTIGFVGKFYLFSGAVQAGLTGLVVVAVLNSAVSVYYYLGPIVKMYFQKGNPLTPQPVSKLLIAGLVICLFAVLYLGLLPTSLMVIAQESVKGMLF
- a CDS encoding NADH-quinone oxidoreductase subunit M, which translates into the protein MNFLDNHLLSLLIFSPLAGILPLSLVSNDRLQRSIAFLTTLIPLALSLRLLALFQGTSPFEFQEVVPWLPLFNVYYRLGLDGFSLPLVLLTTFLMPIIFLSCWEEPKKKIRQFLVFFLLLQTGMLGVFASLDLFLFYVFWEAMLIPMYFLIGLWGGPRRVYAALKFVLYTMVGSLLMLAAILALYSLAGKTFNLLDLYRLGLSETKQLLLFGAFALAFAVKVPLFPFHTWLPDAHVEAPTAGSVILAGVLLKMGTYGFVRFALPLFPQAVERLAPLFMILSVIGIVYGALVSMVQEDMKKLVAYSSVSHLGFVMLGIFSLTPQGIAGATLQMVNHGISTGALFLLVGMIYERRHSRQIADFGGLASSMPIFAMLFLIVSLSSLGLPGTNGFVGEFLILLGTYKVGPLFAAIGGIGIIFAAVYLLWMVRRVFFGPLNKKENRMLRDLTPREIGLLLPLVFLIFWIGFYPGFLLKRMDNAVNQLLENTVYFSHGNTQNN
- the nuoL gene encoding NADH-quinone oxidoreductase subunit L, giving the protein MAAFVALLPLLPLLGAFLNGIVAVLCRSGLREVPKALVSLIGVGLPLGAFGLTLLLFSLAKNPAEGISTAPLWTWIAFDDFAAHVAFKVDRLSLTLSLVVTGVGSLIHLYSVGYMSHDKGFARYFSYLNLFLFSMLVLVLAGNLPLMFVGWEGVGLCSYLLIGFWFEDPAKAYAGKKAFIVNRIGDLGFLLGMFVLYTVLVKKGVASPHGLLSFDILQQYRTELSGVATLACLLLFTGAVGKSAQIPLYVWLPDAMAGPTPVSALIHAATMVTAGIYMIARLHFLYTLSPVAMEVVAVIGASTAFFAATIGLVQRDIKKVLAYSTVSQLGYMFLALGVGAFSAAIFHLVTHAFFKACLFLGSGSVIHALSGEQDIWKMGGLRKRMPVTFATFFMATLAIVGLFPFAGFFSKDAILFQTFATNHKILWGVGFVTAGLTAFYMSRLLTVVFLGSNRTEKEKLAHLHESPLSMTIPLILLGLLSLGGGWMAIPEALHGGDHFFKWLAPLFPYEHFFDLLEAAGHGLELLFSVVTLLWVFHLGLITMILYAQKPAIMDRLAGRFRRLHKILEEKYYLDEIYNFLVVRSIESFSRVVLWRFHDEKVVDGLLVHGSAETVGLMGRTLNLLQTGVVQNYALFFIVGVIFLIACVIL
- the nuoK gene encoding NADH-quinone oxidoreductase subunit NuoK, yielding MITLGHYVMLSALLFIIGVAGVLTRRNAIVILMSIELMLNASNLAFVAFSRFHGLLEGQVISFFVIALAAAEATVGLAIVVAIFRKQGTIDLGHFKFLRG
- a CDS encoding NADH-quinone oxidoreductase subunit J, whose protein sequence is MELILFYLFAGLSVLSAIFVITFRNTLSSACALILTLFGIACLFVLLGAHFLAVLQVLVYAGAVMVLFVFIIMLLNLGHEELLRLKLSYSSVLGILFASYFGFLLILKIGMISKPFSPFLSKDYGSVQEVGRLLFSKFLVPFEAISLLLLIAMIGAVVLGRKRA